In Podospora pseudopauciseta strain CBS 411.78 chromosome 3, whole genome shotgun sequence, one genomic interval encodes:
- a CDS encoding hypothetical protein (COG:S; EggNog:ENOG503P41W), producing the protein MAELTNDNPNRPLFFYLTGAAYGEFSQWYSCHFSVSVDEIYSITTKPPPGDIDGAQKLEFKTAEQFMMYLKAVQFEDLAIAKKILVTSDPKAQKRLGRQIKGFNDAEWDQIKQDVVMRGNLAKFGQNERLRGVLLGTGVRELVEAASNDRIWGIGFTEKQAVEGPVDREWWGENRLGKALMEARRRLRGEDKVLG; encoded by the coding sequence ATGGCTGAGCTCACCAACGACAACCCCAATAGACCGCTCTTTTTCTACTTGACGGGTGCTGCCTACGGCGAGTTCTCTCAGTGGTACAGCTGCCACTTTAGCGTTTCCGTCGACGAAATCTACTCTATAAcgaccaaaccacccccagGCGACATCGATGGAGCCCAAAAACTAGAGTTCAAGACCGCCGAACAGTTCATGATGTACCTCAAAGCGGTGCAGTTCGAGGATCTTGCCATCGCAAAGAAGATCCTGGTGACATCCGACCCAAAGGCGCAAAAGAGACTGGGCAGACAAATAAAAGGCTTCAACGATGCTGAATGGGATCAGATCAAGCAggatgtggtgatgagagGGAACCTGGCCAAGTTTGGGCAGAACGAAAGACTTCGAGGAGTGTTATTGGGGACGGGCGTTAGGGAGTTGGTCGAGGCAGCAAGCAACGACCGGATCTGGGGAATTGGCTTCACTGAGAAGCAAGCGGTGGAGGGGCCGGTGGATagggagtggtggggggagaACAGACTGGGGAAGGCCTTGATGGAGGCTagaagaaggctgaggggggaggacaaGGTGCTGGGCTGA